Proteins encoded within one genomic window of Leptospira stimsonii:
- a CDS encoding FecR family protein has protein sequence MTKERFLSGDRAILALLVFNIILFTCIFLYDYTQYGYKGNQKVIGTILFKSNTIQRKFDSEVVWKDIEIGNSIQNRDTILTTEGSQAKLKLLDGTEILIAENSMIFIDYLDNRANLEISVGGLQVTRRPENKDNPSSVGIRSGDGVLKLVEGIVNVEKKKNQKNLEYAILSGSIKADPSNPVLLYPKKSLEGFEKLFPVAATVQTTESIQSASASSSSSAGNTGSSNSSLNNSGTTSSSGSSSNPNSSSSKYSDPTQDPNYGKYDNGNPNYRKTAGPNGDSNNGNNSGNPAGNGQTGLNTKSGLKLEKTGAENSQADNKNSKGNSQNSGSGPSRTGYDPGDYLGKQKYEQNKIQEKSDPTAPKNKTETSRTESKSDSNKSGASTYQEVKKPKPPRELTPEEIQRQEKEKRRREREDKEQREFLRM, from the coding sequence ATGACGAAAGAAAGATTTCTTTCAGGCGATCGAGCCATTTTGGCTCTTCTTGTCTTCAATATAATCTTATTCACCTGTATATTCCTATATGATTATACTCAGTACGGATACAAGGGAAATCAGAAAGTCATAGGGACGATCCTTTTCAAATCCAATACGATTCAGAGAAAGTTCGATTCCGAAGTCGTTTGGAAAGATATTGAAATCGGGAATTCGATTCAAAACAGAGATACGATTTTGACGACGGAAGGTTCCCAGGCGAAGCTAAAACTTTTGGACGGAACCGAAATCCTCATCGCAGAAAATTCGATGATCTTCATAGACTATCTCGACAATCGCGCCAATCTCGAAATTTCAGTCGGCGGTCTCCAAGTAACGAGAAGACCGGAGAACAAAGACAATCCTTCCTCCGTCGGGATTCGTTCCGGGGACGGAGTTTTAAAACTTGTGGAAGGAATCGTAAACGTAGAAAAGAAAAAGAATCAGAAGAATTTGGAATACGCGATTCTTTCCGGAAGTATCAAGGCAGATCCCAGCAATCCGGTTCTTTTATATCCGAAAAAGTCCTTGGAAGGCTTCGAGAAATTATTTCCCGTTGCGGCAACCGTACAAACCACGGAAAGTATTCAATCCGCTTCGGCGTCCTCCAGTTCTTCGGCGGGAAACACTGGTTCGAGTAATTCTTCGCTTAACAATTCCGGAACGACATCTTCCTCCGGTTCCTCTTCCAATCCGAATTCTTCTTCGTCCAAGTATTCCGATCCGACACAAGATCCCAATTATGGAAAGTATGATAATGGGAATCCGAATTATAGAAAAACTGCCGGGCCCAACGGCGATTCAAACAACGGAAACAACTCCGGAAATCCTGCGGGAAATGGACAAACGGGACTCAACACAAAGTCGGGCTTGAAACTGGAAAAGACCGGAGCGGAAAACTCTCAGGCGGATAATAAGAATTCAAAGGGCAATTCTCAAAACAGCGGAAGTGGTCCTTCCAGAACCGGCTACGATCCGGGAGATTATCTCGGAAAACAAAAATACGAACAAAACAAGATCCAAGAAAAATCGGATCCAACCGCCCCCAAAAACAAAACGGAAACGTCAAGAACGGAATCAAAATCCGATTCCAATAAATCCGGCGCGTCAACCTACCAAGAAGTAAAAAAACCGAAACCTCCTCGCGAATTGACTCCGGAAGAAATCCAGAGACAGGAAAAAGAGAAGCGCAGACGGGAACGGGAAGACAAGGAACAAAGAGAATTCCTAAGAATGTAA
- a CDS encoding adenylate/guanylate cyclase domain-containing protein, with product MNSFLNLYNWNIRQKLMVIISFIILVSLGVIIALATYFFKSDNEVRIKENNLKLTDVISQKVRSDISSLTKRSLLLARSVAGSEESNNILESEDDIFYLKIFRKENGDYNGIKRIASEGALKEYKISGEDADKIVRKYLNGQKKAQIGKPVVYNVSPDFHKPVLFLSVALGDGVNSAVIVSLVKMDSILDSFKTSGITQFFLVGADGKLIAHSDPKLILQPTSFADDPIVKNLLESSISNGQTRYKGKDNQYYLGSFRRIGYAGLGVISSTSEKKAFEEVYNIQKRNLYLMFVVVNVSILFVFFYSRRLTRPILKLVDASKEIEKGNFQLTLEAESGDEIGKLTTSFVEMGKGLSDRDKMKDAFGKFVNKDIAEMVLKGEVKLGGDKRECVILFSDIRNFTSLSEKIEPELVVEFLNQYFTAMVKCINANGGSVNKYIGDAIMAVWGELGHTEFDTEKAIQAALDMRKSLVQFNKNRGTDKKPKIFIGIGINTGEVIAGQIGSEDRLEYTVIGDTVNLASRVESLTKVFGADILITGNSYEKVKGIFTVEKLKPIKVKGKKSLQTIYAVLGHSKDKNCPKNLKELRKQIGMEFKPGGSK from the coding sequence ATGAATTCATTTCTCAATCTATACAATTGGAACATCCGTCAAAAACTGATGGTGATCATTTCGTTCATCATCTTAGTTTCCTTAGGAGTGATCATCGCTCTTGCGACCTACTTTTTCAAATCGGACAACGAAGTTCGAATCAAAGAAAACAATTTAAAACTAACGGACGTTATCAGTCAGAAAGTGAGATCGGATATTTCCTCTCTCACAAAACGTTCCTTACTCCTCGCGCGATCCGTCGCCGGATCCGAAGAATCGAACAATATTCTGGAAAGCGAAGACGATATATTCTACCTAAAGATTTTTAGAAAAGAAAATGGAGACTACAACGGGATCAAAAGAATCGCGAGCGAAGGCGCTCTGAAGGAATATAAAATTTCCGGAGAAGATGCAGACAAGATCGTTCGAAAATATCTCAACGGACAAAAGAAGGCGCAGATCGGAAAACCGGTCGTATACAACGTATCTCCCGATTTCCATAAGCCAGTTCTATTTCTTTCCGTTGCTTTGGGAGACGGGGTCAATTCCGCGGTGATCGTTTCTCTCGTAAAGATGGATTCCATATTGGATTCTTTCAAAACGTCCGGAATCACGCAGTTCTTCCTCGTAGGAGCGGACGGAAAACTCATCGCTCACTCCGATCCGAAACTGATTCTTCAACCGACCAGTTTTGCCGATGATCCGATCGTTAAGAATCTTTTGGAAAGCTCCATCAGCAACGGACAAACCCGTTACAAGGGAAAAGACAATCAATACTACTTAGGTTCTTTTAGAAGAATCGGATACGCCGGACTTGGAGTGATTTCCAGTACATCCGAGAAAAAAGCGTTCGAAGAAGTATACAACATTCAAAAGAGAAATCTCTATCTGATGTTTGTAGTCGTAAACGTTTCGATTTTATTCGTGTTCTTTTATTCCAGAAGATTGACAAGACCAATTCTTAAACTCGTGGACGCGTCCAAAGAAATCGAAAAGGGAAATTTTCAACTCACTCTCGAAGCGGAATCCGGAGACGAAATCGGAAAACTAACTACTTCGTTCGTGGAGATGGGAAAGGGTCTTTCCGATCGGGACAAGATGAAAGACGCTTTCGGAAAATTCGTAAACAAGGACATCGCGGAGATGGTCCTTAAGGGAGAGGTGAAACTCGGAGGAGACAAAAGAGAATGTGTGATTCTTTTTTCCGATATCCGAAATTTTACTTCCCTCTCCGAGAAGATCGAACCGGAACTCGTCGTCGAATTCTTAAACCAATACTTCACCGCGATGGTAAAATGTATCAACGCAAACGGCGGAAGCGTGAACAAATACATAGGCGACGCGATCATGGCCGTATGGGGAGAATTGGGACACACGGAATTCGATACGGAAAAAGCGATCCAAGCCGCACTTGATATGCGCAAAAGTTTGGTTCAATTCAATAAGAATCGGGGAACCGATAAGAAGCCGAAAATTTTCATTGGAATCGGAATCAACACCGGAGAAGTCATCGCGGGACAAATCGGTTCCGAAGATCGTTTGGAATACACCGTCATCGGAGATACGGTCAACCTCGCATCCAGAGTGGAATCGCTTACAAAAGTTTTCGGCGCCGACATTCTGATTACGGGAAATTCTTACGAAAAAGTGAAGGGAATTTTTACTGTAGAAAAGTTAAAGCCGATCAAGGTAAAAGGAAAAAAATCTCTTCAAACCATCTACGCGGTATTAGGTCATTCTAAGGATAAGAATTGCCCTAAGAATTTGAAGGAACTGAGAAAACAAATCGGAATGGAATTCAAACCGGGCGGGTCTAAATAA